The genomic segment TTTGAATCAATTCTTGGCTGATACTGTGATGCAAGCATGAAAgctaaagaaaataactgtgaaTTAATTCCTGTGGTTTTCTTGTTAAAGTATTTCAGCTTGATTTCAGATTGTCTGGATGACTATTCCACCTATGCATTGATTTTCTCCCTCTTGCATTCAGTGCATATACTAAGGATACTGGCTCTTTGGTATAGATCTGGTGgcatttttatcttctgtagCAATTCTGGACTATTGTATTTGGAGGGATCAGTTGTACAGTTCCCTCCTTTATTTGGGGAAGAAGGAATTTCTTCCCGCTTCAATTCTCAGCTTAGTCAAAGGTCTTCATGGTATTGATAAGaatgattgttttttttatatacctTAGAAGACTGAACAAGTAATATATTCTTTAGATGAAGCAGGCTGGCTATTTCATGTTTTGAAGTTGTTTCATTGAACAAGAACACAAAACAAGATATAACAGGGGGCTTAAAATGCTTTAATGGTGATGTTACattgtattaaaatacacaatGTGGCAGAAAGCCTCTGATCACATCACATCACATCAGTGTTCTGGGGTCAGTGTCTAGGACCACTGGGAAAGTCTGAATAACAGAGCAGCTTCTTGACATTTCTCTTGGGCACTTCTAGTAGTACTCTACTAAGGAAGAGCATAGTCCTCAGTTACCTTCTTAGCTGAAAGAGGGAGATGTCTAAGTTACGGGGAAATATTTCCCAGATTTTTTCCATGATTTTAGTCTTCATGTGGTCTTCAAAGCCCTAGGGTTGTACAGGACTCCAATGCATCGAGTTGCTGTGTGCAGCACAGTAAAGACATTGCCAAATAAgccaattttatttattcaactTAAAAAGATGTAGTTTGTAAAGAAATCTTTACAAACTTGGGATGgaagtattttcagtttgtttaaatattctGCTGGTATGCACATAATCCAGAGTTGGTAAGATATTCAAAGGGTaggtttttctttcaaaaaaagaaaacacacacaaaaaacaagcaaaaaaaaaaaacacaatccaAACTCCCCAGAGGTTACTGATGGTGGAAATGTTACTTGTTCACTTTTAGTAATCCTGTAATTAAGAGCCATATGTAtagaagctgtttttatttaaaaaaaaaaaaagtaacaggtatattaaattaattataaCATTAATAAGGGAGTTATAGCTTATTAAAAAACTTCCAAAGGTTTTTTAATTGAGGGTTCCTCTGTTAAAGAGCTTTAAAGCTGCATTAACGGTAGATTTTGCAATTGAATACTAGTATCAAATGCCTGAATTCTGCTCTGTATTTGCATATGAGCTGTGTCTTAATAAAACTGTTAATGCAAACCAGTGATCCATACCCTTTCATTAACTATTATCAAGAGCTTTACTAGCTAAAATGCCAGTGACTTGTACTGACATAACCACAGTAGGATGAAACTGCTCTGTAAGTTTGAAAAGTCAGGTTTTCATATTCTACCCAAACCAACCCTTGAGTGGTGTGgttatcaaatattttaataagagTATGTAGTAACAGTAACTTTATTCAAATGCAACCCAGTAATTGAGTAAATCATATTTGAGTAGCTAGAAACGAGCATTTATTAGGTATCTGACATAACATATATCCCAGACTTTGGGGGAACATATAATACAATCCTACACTGAACCAATCCAGAGCATCTTCATTAAACTTGCGTTTGGATAGGTCTGTGCAAAATAGTATGAAACTCTTGATTGTGTTCTCTcacccctttttttcttcttttccttttctttttatgccaCCTGGAGGGGATCTCTGTCTTTCTCAGACACAATTATGTTGATTTTGTTCTGTAGGTGGATAGTTAGCATGTCACCCAGCTCTGACAAAAAGCCTCTCTCTGTGTTACTGTGTTCACACAGAATAACACTTATTCCGTTGGCAACTGCATCCAGAATATCATGGTGGGACATCTCTCCTGCcattttgagaaagaaatgcCATGGTAGATTGCATACCGTTTCGGAAGCCGTTTCTTTGCAACGTATGCAGAATCGTAATTAAAAACTGGGAAGATGCAACAGCGGAAGTAGCCCATAAGGAGGGATGCAATGCCATCTGCTCAGTGTAAGAACATGGCACACTCCTACCCTAGTGTCCCTTGAAGGACTTTCAGCTGATGTCCCCAGTGCACAATTgagcaaaaccacagaaattcCATGCCTTCTTTGAATAATAGTAGATTTTGCCACTTAGGGCAGGAAATAAGTGTGCAGAGTGGTTTGGAAGTGGACTGTCTAGGTGTCATGCATCTACTCAACGGGGTTGCTGTTGATGGAGGATAGCAACTGAAGAAGGCTTGTCAAGAAGCTGTGTGAGGGTCAGCTCTGCAGTGCTATGTATAAAGGAGGAGATGGGACATGCCTTGCCAAAGAACTTGCTTGAATTAAGTACTAGAGTGCAAGGCAGCCTTTGCATTGTGGAGCAAGCTGTAGGAAATACCTGTCACACTATCAGAAAAAAGACAATGGATTAAGTATCCGTTTGGCCAGATACACTATTATGGTCATTAAGTGGAAGATTATGTAGACTGTTACATTCCATCTTTCTTCAGGCAATTCTATAGGGAACTGAGGAAATACCTTGTTTCTTGCCAAAGGAGAAACACACTGAAGGTTGCAATAGACTTTTCCATCAAACACTGATTTTGAAATCATGTATGGTTAATAGTGTTTACTTGAAATAACCATCAGTGTGCCATACAGCCATCTGATCTATGTTACCTCTACTTCAGTGTTACTCTGCCATTTCAGTAACTGATCATTTCTCAGTTCTAACAGGCAATCTTTTTCTGGCCAAACCTTTCAACAGTcaactctttcttcttttttcgTAGTGCCTATTTTTATAAAGATAATGAAACAACATAATCTCTTACCTGTGAGGTAGAGGTCAGCTTCCGTTCCCTTCAGGACACTGCTCCCAGAACCAGCACACAGAGCAGCTTTCTTCACTGGTGAATCTGCAGGATACAAGGTGCCACAATTAAACTTCTTTCTCTATGTTCAGCCTTTGCATCAGTATTGCTATTAAGTGTTTCACAATAACTACTACCTTGATTTTAGGGCCAATGTAAATTTGTTGGAGGAAGAGATGTGTTTGTCAGTTTGAAAGAGTCATAGGCCCATAGCATCTCTGACAGTAAGCAAAATCCCCTATGTACCAAGAAGATGCATAGAAATTTTTCTACAAGGGATTGTGAGAGTTAGTGGAAAACTCCAGCATGGAGACTTGTTGCTGGCTACTGCAGCTTAGCTCTTTCTAGTGAGGTGTTGTTGGTTGGGTTTCTGAACTCTTTAATTCGCTGCTACTTTTTCCAGGACTCTAAAGTTCgactgtgtttgttttccaaactaATGATGCCACTAAGGCAGCATCTTCCCTCTGATTTATAACTGGTTCCTAATTCTTAGCTTTCAGAAGGCCAATCTCATTGCAAACTGAGAGCTCCTCCACATCATAAAAAAATTGCCTGTTTGCTATGATTGCTGATTCCAACCTATTACATATGTGGTAGTGACAAGGAATTTAATTGTGCATATCTAGTATGTTCAGTACAAGAGATGGGGTGGGCAAAGAATTTTCAAATTCTATTAAGGTTTTACAGTATGTTGCCATGCAATTACTGTTGATTTGACTGGAATCAAACACTACAATCCCACACCACAATGACGGGTTTCAAAataggtttgttttgtttttagtgcaATTGATAGTATTAGGAAGCTTGTAACAAGACTTTTGTCTCATACAATGCAAAGAGTTTTCAACAAATTTGCTCTCACAAATTCTATTAGCTATGCGTCTTGGATAGGTAACTGGGATAAGAGGATACATGTTCCAGGATTTAGTAGTGACCACCCTTTGAGCTATGATAGTTTGCCTTCTCTGtcaccatttatttttcatcaaagCATGGATGGCTATATGTTCAGAAGGATACCACAAAGCACTTATTATTTTAAGGTGCTTTTAAATTTAACATTCAGTCACAAAAGGGATCATACAGTGAGGTAGTACACACTTGCATCTGATATCTTGGAGAGGGAAATCTTAGTCATTATAGGAATTATGAAAAAGTATGTCTCATACTCAGCTTGTGGTATCCCTCCTTCGCACTGACAACCAGCATAATACAGAATCGCCAGTCAGAAATACAGATGATGTTCTTGTTCCATGACTGTATCACAGAAAATCTAAAACACTGACTCTTGCCTTTAACAGCGCTTCATACTACTTGAAAATAAACCTATCCAAGGCAGCAATATTTTACACACCCATGCATACACTCACACTACTTGTATTCCTGGAATACTAGTTCAAAGGGGCAGTCTTACTGGCAGGTTTGTTTACCTAGTGTCTTGCCTGTTCCCAGGGCTAGGCGGATGTGGGGTAATTTTAGGTGACTTTTGATACGCTTGATGATGTCTGACAAGGAGGCTGGTTTACTCAGTGTGCATAGACGTCCCATTCCAGTATGtggaagaagaggctgaggagaaaagaaattcaaattacTGTGAGAAAGCTGACTCCAGAAGTTTACATTGCTTTCCCTAATGTACAAAAATGAGTATATTGGGCATTAAGGATGAATACCTCTGTACTTTATGAACAAACATGTATGTGATGTTCTTAAATGTAACATAATGACTAGCTTTTGGAACTTATGTTAGAATTAGTTCAGACCACGCAGCTATTTTCATTGTTTGGGAAAATGTCCATGGCTTCAAATCCCCAGAGGCTAGTATTTCAGAGCACGGGCAGGTAACATAGGAAACCTGTAATGCCAGTGAATGCTGGACTTAAGTTTTTAGGACAGTCAGCTCACACAAATAGTACATTCACTGGAAGTAATGCATGATTTTGTTACCTTCTGTAATATGAGAATCTCAGTCTTGTGATGAAGAAGGTTGTTCTGGGACAATAatgccaccacctccagcaGTGCTTTCTGAGAGCAGTTCAGACTGACTCGTGTTTGCTCCTTACCTTCAACCCTGAGGAAAGATGTGCTTGGTGTTTACTAAGAGACTGGATAAAATTTCAGCATTGTATTAGTAGAATATAAAGCTGTTCTACCACAGAGGGTATTCTACCAgagataaagggaaaaaaatagacacCAGACATGGTAATAGTCTAGTGTAATCTACTTTCTTGGAGTAAACAGATACAAGAATTTAATTCAGCTGTCCTCATTAAACTTCTTGTAAACACTCCTCTTTACCATTTCTAATTCGTGTGATGCTACATGGAATTAGTTACCATGTAGTATAACATGGATTGATCAGAAGGGGATGATTATCCTGTAAGTTTCTGGATCTGTTGCTGAAAAAATAGCAGCAATGCACAGAGGAATGAAGTGGTTACAACAGTAAAATACAGttcaagcaacagaaaaaacacaacattagAAAGTGGAGCAGATACCTGACAGGGAAAGTAGTGAGACAGAAGATCTCCTGGATGTCTTTGATTTTGGAGAGCACTGTCTCTACATGTTCAGCGGTGTCCGCACAAAATTCTACTCGGTGAGTGCCTTCAGTTGGATAGCTTGGAGAGGTTGATGGGTGCAGTGGGATGGAATTACAGGCACCTGAGAAAACAGCACCAGACTGCAGCTTTAGAGAGTTGGATGATGTAGCAGATACTGATTTAGCATATATCCAAAAGAGATGCAACTTTGAGAAAATTTTGCACTCAAATCTATTTTCCCTGACCAGAAATGAGGACTCTTTTCCTGTTGTCTCCATTAAGCACAGTCTATTTTAAGTGCAAAGAAGTTGATggatatatattatttttcattcttaatgCTGTTCAAGTTTTATCTTAAGggttttaccaaaaaaaaaaagtttctggtTTGTAAAGCAGGCTCGGTAAGacagttattttcatttattagccacaacataaaataaaaatctaaaaatttcAGATACTTTAAGGCCTGTAGAAACAATGATATCTTGTACTTTATAAATTAAAGACAATGATTTAAAGTCAGCCGTCTACACTGTTTAACCAAGATAGACAATAAATATGCTGCACTAGTTCTGGCTATATCTAATAACACAGTCATGCATCTGGAAATTTCATCCAGTGTTTGTGTCTTGTATTCCTCACCAAGATGAATTTCCTCAAATATGGTATGGGTACTTAGAAGTACTAtaataacaatttttaaaagtactcaAATCATATTTGCAAGAactagaggaaaagaaaatgagaaggtCCCCCCATAGAATAATTTGATGAACATGGTGAATACTGATGAGTAATTTGaaccatttttttgtttttaacagaatcTCACCAAGTCCCTTTGTTAGCCAGTTATTGACGCCATGAGGTACGGCATCGTATGCCGTGTGTGGGGAGTAAATCCCGATTCTGTGCTCCAGAGCTCGGACCACCAGCCGTTCCTTCCAGGTCTTCCACGTTACTCGCTTGAGCGGCGTGAATATGGGGGGGTGGTAAGAAAGAATAAGgtctgctttcttctgcactGCCTCCTCCATTACCTCCTCGGTGAGGTCGTTAGTGAGGAACAGGGTCTTCACAGTGTGCGGTGGGCTTGGTTCCACCAGCAACCCCACATTGTCCCAGCTTTCAGCCAGGGAGAGGGAAGCAAAGTTGTTCAGGGCAGAAACGAGTTCCCCGAGATTCATAAGGGAGCGCGAAGGCAAGCGGCCCGCACCACGGATGCAAGACAGAGGTCGGCTCACCAGCTGCAACATGCGGGTACCTGCAGAGGGGGGGAGATGCCGGGGGTGAGCGCGGGTACTTGCCGGGCCGCGAAGGCAGAGCCTTCGGGCTCGGAGCGCCGCCCCGCTGCCTCACGGAGGTGCGGGCAGCCTCGAACCGCGCAGTTCCGCCGCTCACCTCACCCCGCAGCAGCTTGGGGCCGAGCCTGCGCCGGGCCCTGCCCCTTCCGTCGCGTGGCCGGGGTAGGGGTCGGCCTCTGCGCCGCGCCGGCGTGAGGTGCGGGGCGGAAGGGGCTGCGGGCCCTGCGTTCAGGCGGTAGCGGGGCGAGGCGGGAGCGACCCGGAAGGCTGAGGCGAGGGGCGTGGCCGTGGCTCTGCGGCGGTGGGGGTTCTATGGAAGCACCCTAAGTCCGCGGGATCGGAGCGCGGCCGTGCGGGTCAGGCgggagcccagggcagggccATGGGGTGCTTCACCGGGCCCTATGGGGGTCCTGGTCCCGCTGCTCCGCAGCTGGTGGCCGTCCCCAGCGGCCGTGGCGGCTGGCCCGGGCTCGCCGCGGGCGCCATGGTTACCTGAGATGGCCTGCCAAGGCAGGGAGCTGGCCTCTTTTTTTGCGTGTGGGGGGAGGTATGAAGGTAGAAGAAGTTGGCATGTAAAAGTCTGATTTTCACACAGCTGCGTCTTTATTATCGTAATTCCAAATGGTTTATGGGAAAGTCGttattaagttaaaaaaaaaaaaaaaaaaacttggatcCTGTGCTTGGATGCAGGTGCCTGTCTGCTGGAGGCTCTGATGCCTGTCAGGTGGTGGCTTTGAGATCATGCTTCTATATAGATACTGGCATGTGTTTTTTCTCTATGAATCTGCGTTATTTATAAAACTATAACCTTTAGAAAAGGT from the Anser cygnoides isolate HZ-2024a breed goose chromosome 6, Taihu_goose_T2T_genome, whole genome shotgun sequence genome contains:
- the NIF3L1 gene encoding NIF3-like protein 1 isoform X2 gives rise to the protein MLQLVSRPLSCIRGAGRLPSRSLMNLGELVSALNNFASLSLAESWDNVGLLVEPSPPHTVKTLFLTNDLTEEVMEEAVQKKADLILSYHPPIFTPLKRVTWKTWKERLVVRALEHRIGIYSPHTAYDAVPHGVNNWLTKGLGACNSIPLHPSTSPSYPTEGTHRVEFCADTAEHVETVLSKIKDIQEIFCLTTFPVRVEGKEQTRVSLNCSQKALLEVVALLSQNNLLHHKTEILILQKPLLPHTGMGRLCTLSKPASLSDIIKRIKSHLKLPHIRLALGTGKTLDSPVKKAALCAGSGSSVLKGTEADLYLTATRCIGVLYNPRALKTT
- the NIF3L1 gene encoding NIF3-like protein 1 isoform X4, translated to MLQLVSRPLSCIRGAGRLPSRSLMNLGELVSALNNFASLSLAESWDNVGLLVEPSPPHTVKTLFLTNDLTEEVMEEAVQKKADLILSYHPPIFTPLKRVTWKTWKERLVVRALEHRIGIYSPHTAYDAVPHGVNNWLTKGLGACNSIPLHPSTSPSYPTEGTHRVEFCADTAEHVETVLSKIKDIQEIFCLTTFPVRVEGKEQTRVSLNCSQKALLEVVALLSQNNLLHHKTEILILQKPLLPHTGMGRLCTLSKPASLSDIIKRIKSHLKLPHIRLALGTGKTLDSPVKKAALCAGSGSSVLKGTEADLYLTGLLKVNK
- the NIF3L1 gene encoding NIF3-like protein 1 isoform X3; this translates as MLQLVSRPLSCIRGAGRLPSRSLMNLGELVSALNNFASLSLAESWDNVGLLVEPSPPHTVKTLFLTNDLTEEVMEEAVQKKADLILSYHPPIFTPLKRVTWKTWKERLVVRALEHRIGIYSPHTAYDAVPHGVNNWLTKGLGACNSIPLHPSTSPSYPTEGTHRVEFCADTAEHVETVLSKIKDIQEIFCLTTFPVRVEGKEQTRVSLNCSQKALLEVVALLSQNNLLHHKTEILILQKPLLPHTGMGRLCTLSKPASLSDIIKRIKSHLKLPHIRLALGTGKTLDSPVKKAALCAGSGSSVLKGTEADLYLTAKKVTEDYALP
- the NIF3L1 gene encoding NIF3-like protein 1 isoform X1, with amino-acid sequence MLQLVSRPLSCIRGAGRLPSRSLMNLGELVSALNNFASLSLAESWDNVGLLVEPSPPHTVKTLFLTNDLTEEVMEEAVQKKADLILSYHPPIFTPLKRVTWKTWKERLVVRALEHRIGIYSPHTAYDAVPHGVNNWLTKGLGACNSIPLHPSTSPSYPTEGTHRVEFCADTAEHVETVLSKIKDIQEIFCLTTFPVRVEGKEQTRVSLNCSQKALLEVVALLSQNNLLHHKTEILILQKPLLPHTGMGRLCTLSKPASLSDIIKRIKSHLKLPHIRLALGTGKTLDSPVKKAALCAGSGSSVLKGTEADLYLTGEMSHHDILDAVANGISVILCEHSNTERGFLSELGDMLTIHLQNKINIIVSEKDRDPLQVA